A single genomic interval of Arctopsyche grandis isolate Sample6627 chromosome 8, ASM5162203v2, whole genome shotgun sequence harbors:
- the Aldh-III gene encoding aldehyde dehydrogenase type III isoform X5 produces the protein MSVANGKSNVDYSAVVQKARDAYARGVTKSIKFREQQLKAIMRLYEENTDKIMDALAKDLRRHKSESILLEIEYVKNDLTNTLMNLREWVKPEKPAKGFVNMMDDVVIYNDPYGVVLVLAPWNYPLQLAMIPLASAIAAGNCVVIKPSEMSVATTNLLAELIPKYLDNEVVQVLLGGVEETTELLKQKFDYIFFTGSTTVGRIVHAAANKHLTPTTLELGGKSPVYIDNTADMEVTTKRVLWGKCINAGQTCIAPDYILCSKEVQEKFVNYARDILKEWYGDNTQESPDFCRIINSRNFARVSGLINKDQVAVGGNTDAKEKYIQPTILVNVKATDPVMQEEIFGPVLPIVNVENAYEAIKFINSREKPLALYIFSKKSGDIKLFMDNTSCGGVCINDTMMHLAVETLPFGGVGASGMGVYHGKSSYDTFTHKKSCLAKNFNALGEKLASGRYPPYTDKKVSFLQFLMKKRSGVSLKYLPHIAMFALGVAVAYAFNSIPKVRNVGLKVLKRD, from the exons ATGA gTGTCGCCAATGGGAAAAGCAATGTCGACTATTCGGCG GTCGTGCAAAAAGCTCGGGATGCATACGCGCGAGGAGTCACCAAGTCCATCAAATTCAGAGAACAACAACTTAAAGCCATCATGAGGCTGTACGAAGAGAACACCGACAAGATCATGGACGCTCTGGCCAAAGACTTGCGCAGGCACAAATCAGAATCCATCCTCCTGGAGATTGAATACGTGAAAAACGATTTGACAAACACTTTGATGAATCTGCGCGAATGGGTCAAACCAGAAAAg CCAGCGAAAGGTTTCGTGAACATGATGGACGATGTAGTGATATATAATGATCCATATGGTGTTGTATTGGTATTGGCACCTTGGAATTATCCTCTGCAATTAGCTATGATCCCACTGGCGAGTGCTATAGCTGCTGGAAATTGCGTGGTCATCAAACCTTCTGAAATGTCTGTGGCGACGACAAATTTACTCGCCGAGCTGATCCCCAAATACCTCGATAAT GAAGTCGTGCAAGTTTTGCTCGGTGGTGTCGAAGAGACTACGGAGCTGCTGAAGCAAAAGTTCGATTATATATTCTTCACTGGCTCTACGACCGTCGGTCGTATTGTGCATGCTGCTGCTAACAAACATCTGACTCCGACTACACTTGAACTCGGAGGCAAAAG tccGGTGTATATTGACAACACAGCAGATATGGAAGTGACAACTAAGAGAGTACTGTGGGGAAAGTGCATAAACGCCGGCCAGACTTGCATCGCTCCGGACTACATACTATGCTCCAAAGAAGTGCAGGAGAAATTCGTTAATTATGCTAGAGATATACTAAAAGAATGGTACGGCGATAATACTCAAGAATCTCCTGACTTTTGCCGAATTATCAACAGTCGCAATTTTGC ACGGGTATCTGGGTTGATAAATAAAGATCAAGTGGCCGTCGGTGGTAATACAGATGCtaaggaaaaatatattcaaccaactATATTGGTGAATGTTAAAGCAACCGATCCCGTAATGCAAGAGGAGATATTCGGGCCAGTTTTGCCGATTGTGAATGTAGAAAATGCTTATGAAGCTATCAAATTCATCAACAGCAG GGAGAAACCGCTAGCACTTTACATATTTAGCAAGAAAAGTGGAGATATTAAACTCTTCATGGATAACACGTCGTGCGGTGGAGTGTGTATTAACGATACGATGATGCATCTCGCAG TGGAAACGCTACCGTTCGGAGGGGTCGGAGCCAGCGGCATGGGAGTTTATCATGGCAAGAGTAGTTATGACACATTTACACATAAAAAGAGTTGTTTAGCTAAGAATTTCAATGCGCTCGGAGAAAAATTGGCATC GGGACGTTATCCACCCTATACAGATAAGAAAGTCAGTTTTCTACAATTCTTAATGAAGAAGAGGAGCGGTGTATCTTTGAAATATCTCCCGCATATTGCAATGTTCGCTTTGGGCGTGGCAGTCGCGTATGCCTTCAACTCCATACCAAAGGTACGCAATGTTGGTTTGAAAGTACTGAAACGCGATTGA
- the Aldh-III gene encoding aldehyde dehydrogenase type III isoform X7 — MSVANGKSNVDYSAVVQKARDAYARGVTKSIKFREQQLKAIMRLYEENTDKIMDALAKDLRRHKSESILLEIEYVKNDLTNTLMNLREWVKPEKPAKGFVNMMDDVVIYNDPYGVVLVLAPWNYPLQLAMIPLASAIAAGNCVVIKPSEMSVATTNLLAELIPKYLDNEVVQVLLGGVEETTELLKQKFDYIFFTGSTTVGRIVHAAANKHLTPTTLELGGKSPVYIDNTADMEVTTKRVLWGKCINAGQTCIAPDYILCSKEVQEKFVNYARDILKEWYGDNTQESPDFCRIINSRNFARVSGLINKDQVAVGGNTDAKEKYIQPTILVNVKATDPVMQEEIFGPVLPIVNVENAYEAIKFINSREKPLALYIFSKKSGDIKLFMDNTSCGGVCINDTMMHLAVETLPFGGVGASGMGVYHGKSSYDTFTHKKSCLAKNFNALGEKLASGRYPPYTDKKVSFLQFLMKKRSGVSLKYLPHIAMFALGVAVAYAFNSIPKTMGYDNVE; from the exons ATGA gTGTCGCCAATGGGAAAAGCAATGTCGACTATTCGGCG GTCGTGCAAAAAGCTCGGGATGCATACGCGCGAGGAGTCACCAAGTCCATCAAATTCAGAGAACAACAACTTAAAGCCATCATGAGGCTGTACGAAGAGAACACCGACAAGATCATGGACGCTCTGGCCAAAGACTTGCGCAGGCACAAATCAGAATCCATCCTCCTGGAGATTGAATACGTGAAAAACGATTTGACAAACACTTTGATGAATCTGCGCGAATGGGTCAAACCAGAAAAg CCAGCGAAAGGTTTCGTGAACATGATGGACGATGTAGTGATATATAATGATCCATATGGTGTTGTATTGGTATTGGCACCTTGGAATTATCCTCTGCAATTAGCTATGATCCCACTGGCGAGTGCTATAGCTGCTGGAAATTGCGTGGTCATCAAACCTTCTGAAATGTCTGTGGCGACGACAAATTTACTCGCCGAGCTGATCCCCAAATACCTCGATAAT GAAGTCGTGCAAGTTTTGCTCGGTGGTGTCGAAGAGACTACGGAGCTGCTGAAGCAAAAGTTCGATTATATATTCTTCACTGGCTCTACGACCGTCGGTCGTATTGTGCATGCTGCTGCTAACAAACATCTGACTCCGACTACACTTGAACTCGGAGGCAAAAG tccGGTGTATATTGACAACACAGCAGATATGGAAGTGACAACTAAGAGAGTACTGTGGGGAAAGTGCATAAACGCCGGCCAGACTTGCATCGCTCCGGACTACATACTATGCTCCAAAGAAGTGCAGGAGAAATTCGTTAATTATGCTAGAGATATACTAAAAGAATGGTACGGCGATAATACTCAAGAATCTCCTGACTTTTGCCGAATTATCAACAGTCGCAATTTTGC ACGGGTATCTGGGTTGATAAATAAAGATCAAGTGGCCGTCGGTGGTAATACAGATGCtaaggaaaaatatattcaaccaactATATTGGTGAATGTTAAAGCAACCGATCCCGTAATGCAAGAGGAGATATTCGGGCCAGTTTTGCCGATTGTGAATGTAGAAAATGCTTATGAAGCTATCAAATTCATCAACAGCAG GGAGAAACCGCTAGCACTTTACATATTTAGCAAGAAAAGTGGAGATATTAAACTCTTCATGGATAACACGTCGTGCGGTGGAGTGTGTATTAACGATACGATGATGCATCTCGCAG TGGAAACGCTACCGTTCGGAGGGGTCGGAGCCAGCGGCATGGGAGTTTATCATGGCAAGAGTAGTTATGACACATTTACACATAAAAAGAGTTGTTTAGCTAAGAATTTCAATGCGCTCGGAGAAAAATTGGCATC GGGACGTTATCCACCCTATACAGATAAGAAAGTCAGTTTTCTACAATTCTTAATGAAGAAGAGGAGCGGTGTATCTTTGAAATATCTCCCGCATATTGCAATGTTCGCTTTGGGCGTGGCAGTCGCGTATGCCTTCAACTCCATACCAAAG ACAATGGGCTACGACAACGTTGAATGA